A window of the Podarcis raffonei isolate rPodRaf1 chromosome 4, rPodRaf1.pri, whole genome shotgun sequence genome harbors these coding sequences:
- the RPS3 gene encoding 40S ribosomal protein S3, with amino-acid sequence MAVQISKKRKFVADGIFKAELNEFLTRELAEDGYSGVEVRVTPTRTEIIILATRTQNVLGEKGRRIRELTAVVQKRFGFPEGSVELYAEKVATRGLCAIAQAESLRYKLLGGLAVRRACYGVLRFIMESGAKGCEVVVSGKLRGQRAKSMKFVDGLMIHSGDPVNYYVDTAVRHVLLRQGVLGIKVKIMLPWDPSGKIGPKKPLPDHVSIVEPKEEILPTTPISEQKGTKPEQPPMPQPVPTA; translated from the exons ATGGCGGTGCAGATCTCCAAGAAGCGAAAG TTTGTGGCTGATGGTATCTTCAAAGCTGAACTGAATGAATTCCTGACTCGGGAGCTGGCTGAAGATGGCTACTCTGGCGTGGAGGTCAGAGTTACCCCAACCAGGACAGAAATCATCATCCTTGCAACCAG AACTCAGAATGTTCTGGGCGAGAAAGGGCGCCGTATTCGTGAGCTGACTGCTGTTGTCCAGAAGCGATTTGGCTTTCCCGAAGGAAGCGTTGAG CTGTACGCTGAGAAGGTGGCCACGAGAGGGCTGTGCGCCATTGCTCAAGCAGAGTCGCTGCGTTACAAGCTTCTGGGGGGCCTTGCTGTCCGCAG GGCGTGTTATGGTGTCCTCCGCTTCATCATGGAGAGTGGAGCCAAGGGCTGCGAAGTGGTGGTGTCGGGAAAGCTCCGTGGCCAGCGAGCCAAGTCCATGAAATTCGTGGATGGCCTGATGATCCACAGCGGAGACCCCGTCAACTACTACGTCGACACGGCTGTCCGCCACGTCCTCCTCAGACAAG GTGTGCTGGGCATTAAAGTGAAAATCATGCTTCCCTGGGACCCAAGCGGGAAGATTGGCCCCAAGAAGCCCTTGCCAGACCACGTCAGCATTGTGGAGCCCAAGGAGGAGATCTTGCCCACCACCCCCATCTCGGAGCAGAAAGGCACAAAGCCAGAACAGCCCCCCATGCCGCAGCCCGTCCCCACGGCATAA